The following are encoded in a window of Ogataea parapolymorpha DL-1 chromosome VII, whole genome shotgun sequence genomic DNA:
- a CDS encoding Arginine/alanine aminopeptidase, overproduction stimulates glycogen accumulation, protein MQFLSGLAFFRVRPLLFSRRLSMHYPDTSFHHGLPETIKPVSYDVRISNIDVAKKTFHGLCKIDFHAQDTVKSVILNQKLLQIGKAAASSNDKVIVLLDTVANNKDETVEFKFAEPLKPGPLSLSIEYTGPIRTDMGGFYDSSYKEGDKLHTLLCTQFESTDARSAFPCSDEPAFKATFRLSLTIDSQYDALSNMPVDKIEPHGLTKTVTFLPSPKMSTYLVAWCIGKFEYVESNLNGLPIRVYTVPGQSQNGKYALSVAEKAVDYLSKVFDIAYPLPKLDLIAVPAFGANAMENWGLVLFRATALLFDPEKSDLAYKSKVAYVVSHEIAHSWFGNYCTMNWWSDLWLNESFATYIGWLCVDNMHPEWDVFTDFVSSSVQAALDLDSLTSSHPVEVQVLNGRDIDQIFDYISYLKGGSVVRMVAESVGVDLFLSAVSKYLKEHSFGNARSDDLWDAVSATTGKDITKLVAPWIRAVGFPYLHAKLAGDQVTITQQRFLLAGKSDDTTWWIPELNMTEKSKTVPLEQFTKLNKSTTGFYRVVYDPALFDRILVDLNARDKIGLVADTFAAAQAGLSSTKTCLELVERFKDEEEYAVWAEIAKRLGALKRLYFGSAKLDSLVKFSKQVYEPILKKLMEKKGLSFQESKLRSLVFEQCGLSQSSLALEYARSTSDPSLRRAKLTTLLASKECTREELLQVIEEVKTPSSVDAREIALFALGSVSNKAYLDDIFALFFTESLPEMDYIFLCGSLSSNPVAQGPFWNFFKANFDRFHKETSIWTLDRVLRNFLPNFGSETLYADAKSFFAGKDLTGFDKGVSQSLEAIDVNVKWARQSDL, encoded by the coding sequence ATGCAATTTCTGTCTGGGCTAGCGTTTTTCAGAGTTAGACCATTATTATTTTCCAGACGCCTATCAATGCATTATCCAGACACGTCTTTCCACCATGGATTGCCAGAGACAATCAAACCTGTGAGCTATGATGTTCGTATCTCCAACATTGATGTTGCCAAGAAGACATTTCATGGACTTTGTAAGATTGATTTCCATGCTCAGGACACCGTCAAGTCTGTGATCCTGAATCAGAAATTGTTGCAAATAGGCAAAGCTGCTGCCAGCTCCAACGACAAGGTCATTGTTCTTTTGGACACCGTTGCCAACAACAAAGACGAGACTGTGGAGTTCAAATTTGCAGAGCCATTGAAACCCGGCCCGTTGAGTCTATCCATTGAGTACACCGGCCCAATTCGCACAGACATGGGAGGCTTTTACGACTCGAGCTATAAGGAGGGCGACAAACTGCACACCTTGCTGTGCACGCAGTTTGAGTCGACAGACGCACGGTCTGCTTTCCCTTGTAGCGACGAACCTGCGTTCAAGGCAACGTTCAGACTAAGTTTGACAATAGACAGCCAGTACGACGCGCTTTCCAATATGCCAGTCGATAAGATTGAGCCACACGGTCTGACGAAAACGGTCACATTTTTGCCTTCGCCAAAAATGTCCACCTACCTGGTAGCATGGTGTATTGGCAAGTTTGAATATGTGGAGTCCAATTTGAACGGATTGCCAATTCGCGTTTATACGGTTCCTGGACAGTCGCAGAACGGCAAGTATGCGCTATCGGTGGCGGAAAAAGCTGTTGATTATCTTTCCAAAGTGTTTGACATTGCTTATCCGCTGCCAAAGCTGGACCTGATCGCCGTACCTGCCTTTGGAGCCAACGCGATGGAGAACTGGGGTCTCGTTCTTTTCAGGGCCACCGCGCTGCTGTTCGACCCAGAGAAATCGGATCTGGCGTACAAATCCAAGGTGGCATACGTTGTTTCGCACGAGATCGCCCACTCGTGGTTCGGCAACTATTGTACAATGAATTGGTGGTCAGATCTCTGGCTCAACGAATCGTTTGCAACCTATATTGGCTGGCTCTGCGTCGACAACATGCATCCCGAGTGGGACGTGTTCACAGACTTTGTGTCGTCTTCTGTTCAGGCGGCCTTGGACCTGGACTCTCTAACCAGCTCGCATCCAGTGGAGGTCCAGGTTCTGAATGGACGCGACATTGACCAAATATTCGACTATATTTCGTATCTGAAGGGAGGTTCTGTCGTGCGCATGGTTGCTGAGAGCGTTGGTGTTgatttgtttctgagcGCTGTCtccaaatatttgaaaGAGCACAGTTTCGGCAACGCCCGCTCCGACGATCTCTGGGATGCTGTCAGCGCTACCACCGGCAAGGACATTACGAAGTTGGTTGCTCCTTGGATAAGAGCCGTTGGTTTCCCATATCTGCACGCCAAACTAGCAGGTGACCAGGTCACAATCACGCAGCAGAGATTTCTGCTTGCTGGGAAGTCTGACGACACAACCTGGTGGATTCCCGAGCTCAACATGACGGAGAAAAGCAAGACGGTCCCTCTGGAGCAGTTCAcaaagctcaacaagtccaCCACGGGCTTCTATCGTGTTGTTTATGATCCGGCACTCTTCGACCGCATTTTGGTTGATTTGAACGCCAGAGATAAGATCGGACTTGTGGCAGACACGTTTGCCGCAGCCCAGGCCGGCCTCAGCTCGACGAAGACTTGCTTAGAGCTCGTGGAGCGGTTcaaagacgaagaagagTACGCTGTGTGGGCAGAGATCGCCAAACGGCTGGGTGCTCTGAAGAGACTTTACTTTGGCTCGGCAAAGCTGGACTCTCTTGTCAAATTCAGCAAGCAGGTGTACGAGCCAATTCTGAAGAAActgatggagaaaaaagggCTCAGCTTTCAAGAATCAAAGTTGCGTTCCCTGGTGTTTGAGCAATGCGGACTATCTCAGTCCTCGCTTGCCTTGGAATACGCTCGCTCTACCTCAGATCCTTCTTTGCGCCGCGCCAAGCTCACCACTCTACTGGCGTCCAAGGAATGCACCCGCGAAGAGCTTTTGCAGGTGATCGAGGAGGTGAAAACCCCGTCTTCTGTTGACGCGCGTGAGATCGCGCTCTTTGCCCTTGGATCCGTGAGCAACAAGGCGTACTTGGATGATATCTTTGCCCTCTTCTTCACCGAGTCTCTTCCTGAGATGGACTACATCTTTCTTTGCGGCTCGCTGAGTTCGAACCCCGTGGCCCAAGGACCTTTCTGGAACTTCTTCAAGGCCAACTTCGACCGGTTCCACAAGGAGACGTCGATCTGGACTCTAGACAGAGTGCTCAGAAACTTCCTGCCAAACTTTGGCTCCGAAACACTCTATGCCGACGCCAAGTCGTTTTTTGCCGGGAAAGACCTGACCGGCTTCGACAAAGGAGTGAGCCAGTCGCTAGAGGCCATCGACGTCAACGTGAAATGGGCCAGACAGAGTGATTTATAA
- a CDS encoding serine-O-acetyltransferase cys2 produces MSQRLFSVGFARHFSRCVVASKPRASAARAAAMSTPNPRPSNPQLSFPCLEKLEQRSQSLVENGPEPAYAKITEDKVDIFRSTDPIFLDYGGYLPQFQVAYETWGTLNSNRSNAILLQTGLSASSHAHSTAKNPAKGWWENFIGPGKYLDTDKYFVICTNVIGGCFGSTGPSSTDPSDGQVYATRFPIISVNDMVRAQHRLVKQHFKIDRLHAVMGSSMGGMQCLAYAHEFTDEVAKVVSISGCARSHPYSIAMRHCQRQVLMTDPNWNKGFYYGSLPPHTGMKLAREIATITYRSGPEWESRFGVERADPSKQPALCPDFLIETYLDHAGEKWCLEYDPNSFLYISKAMDLFDMSLSARTKAARSRQQTEARYNGEYVPDSELEYKPVDQCSFDEPMRENKRTRRMTPEEAAEDLKRGLAKLAAKEVLVIGVESDILFPAWQQREMADLLRQGARERGGDGSNIRHVELSKEDSFYGHDTFLLALDHIGGPVSDFLEN; encoded by the coding sequence ATGAGCCAGCGTCTGTTCTCTGTGGGATTTGCAAGACACTTCTCGCGGTGTGTCGTGGCATCCAAGCCGCGTGCCAGCGCCGCCCGTGCGGCCGCTATGTCAACCCCCAATCCCAGACCGTCGAATCCACAGTTGTCATTCCCCTGTCTTGAGAAACTCGAGCAGAGGTCGCAATccttggtggaaaacggGCCGGAGCCAGCGTACGCGAAAATCACCGAGGACAAGGTGGACATTTTCCGCTCCACGGACCCCATTTTCCTTGACTACGGCGGATACCTGCCGCAATTCCAGGTCGCCTACGAGACCTGGGGAACGCTGAACTCCAACCGTTCGAACGCCATTCTGCTGCAGACCGGTCTGTCTGCCTCGTCGCACGCCCATTCGACCGCGAAAAACCCGGCCAAGGGCTGGTGGGAGAACTTTATTGGTCCTGGCAAGTATCTCGACACCGACAAGTACTTTGTGATCTGCACCAACGTGATTGGTGGATGTTTTGGCTCGACAGGACCGTCTTCGACCGACCCATCCGACGGCCAGGTGTACGCCACGCGGTTTCCGATCATTTCTGTGAACGATATGGTGCGGGCGCAGCATCGGCTCGTGAAACAGCATTTTAAAATCGACCGGCTGCACGCCGTGATGGGCTCGTCCATGGGAGGAATGCAGTGTCTCGCATACGCTCACGAGTTCACCGACGAGGTCGCCAAGGTGGTGAGCATCTCTGGATGTGCCCGTTCGCACCCCTACTCGATTGCGATGCGCCATTGCCAGCGACAAGTCCTGATGACCGACCCGAACTGGAATAAAGGTTTTTACTACGGTTCGCTGCCTCCCCACACGGGAATGAAGCTGGCCCGCGAGATCGCCACGATCACGTACCGGTCTGGTCCCGAGTGGGAGTCGCGGTTCGGCGTCGAACGGGCCGACCCGTCGAAACAGCCTGCCCTGTGTCCGGACTTTTTAATCGAGACGTATTTGGACCacgctggagaaaaatggtGTTTGGAATACGACCCAAACTCGTTCCTGTACATCTCCAAGGCGATGGACCTGTTTGACATGTCGCTGTCTGCGCGGACGAAGGCTGCCAGGAGCCGTCAGCAGACCGAGGCGCGGTATAACGGCGAGTATGTGCCGGATTCAGAGCTCGAGTACAAGCCAGTGGACCAGTGCTCGTTCGACGAGCCGATGCGCGAGAACAAGCGCACGCGAAGAATGACGCCTGAGGAGGCTGCCGAGGACTTGAAACGCGGATTGGCGAAGCTGGCTGCCAAGGAGGTGCTTGTTATTGGCGTCGAGTCCGATATTCTGTTCCCTGCGTGGCAGCAACGCGAGATGGCCGATCTGCTGCGACAAGGCGCCCGCGAACGCGGTGGCGACGGGTCCAACATCCGCCACGTCGAGCTGAGCAAGGAAGACAGCTTCTACGGCCACGACACCTTCCTGCTTGCGCTCGACCACATTGGCGGGCCAGTCAGCGATTTTTtagaaaattaa